cattcttaccctgcttgacaggaataatgtccaaaaacctcggttttgccgacaatcggtcgaagtgagtgagtgagacgaCTCGGTAGCAGATGACCTTCACAAAAGAGCGTGGACTAGCTGCTTTTTGCTCACTGGCCTTCGGAAGCCACTCTGTAGTAAGGCAGGTCTCTGCCCGCGGGCTCGCGGTGGCCGTTCGGCACTGCCAGCGGCAGTGGAACTTCACAAGAGAGCGGGTACTGGCTGCTTTTTGCTCGGTAGCAAGGCGGGCCCTCGCCGCCGCCCCACGGAAGCTGCCCCTACGCTGCCGCCTCGCGAAAGCCCTTCGGGGTAGCAAGGCAGGCCCAGCGCCTTGACTGTCATGGGATAGCTGGATCTGCTGCTCGTCCTCCCGTCGCCTCTGCTGCTCTCGACATTGAGCCTCAGTCTGTCGGGGCTCTTTGGCCAGGGGCGGTCATCGTTGGTGGGGGGGCGCGATGGAGACGAAGAATTAATGATGGCCAAAATTGTAACCTTGGGATGGGGTATTTCTATTCACATGATTTCCTCtgagaaaaatgtaattttctctTGTCATATATCAGTCATTTTCACTAACGCTGCTCTGTCCACTAGTCGCCAGCAGGAGATTGAGGAGAAGCTTATAGAAGAGGAGACAGCTCGACGAGTGGAGGAGCTGGTGGCCAAGCGGGTGGAAGAGGAGCTTGAGAAGCGGAAGGACGAGATTGAGCGGGAGGTGTTCCGTCGCGTCGAGGAGGCAAAGCGCATCATGGAACGACAGCTGCTGGAGGAGCTGGAAAAACAGCGACATGCTGAATTGGCAGCACAAAAGGCCAGAGAGGTAACGCTCGGTCGTTTGGAACGCAGCCCCTCTTTTCTATCTTTACTACCCCAACCATACCCTCGAGTCACCCTCTCCATCTGAGACTTGGTGGAGAATGTGTATTTGGAGGGCCTCTCTTCCAGTGTCCTGTTCTGTCTATAACCGGTTACAGTATTCACTGCCAATGGGACTGTTGAGCCCTGTTTCCAACTTCTACATTGTGGTTCAGTTTGATATATTGCACTTCCGTTGTCCTCTGATGTCAAAATTGTGAAGGCTGTCtaacagatcttttttttttttgcacccccACTGCTGGGGCACACACCTCCAGCACAGTACTTTTGATGGTGAATATCAATTAACCATCCCAGTTATCAGAGCGAGAGAGTgcgcaaaaaatattttgtctcaTTGCATGGATCCTTCTTTGTATAGAATTCACTGATGGGTTACACCGTGTCGTCCTGCTTTGATAGCACGCTATTTACATACCACAACTATTATAACCAGCCCATCTACAAAAATGTTGAATTCAAAGTCTTAATCAGGTTTTCTGTTCTGAACCACACTGGCAAGCTTAGCTACTGAGTGGAAACATGACTTTACAATTCCATTGAAGTGGCCTTCTAGGGAGAGACACTATTACTTTCATGCTAAATTTCATCGTGAAATTAATCAAGCTAAATTGAGAGTTGTGTAATCATTTTGTTCGTTTGCATTATTCGTATCTTATATATATTGGAGAGCTAGAAAAATGGACCCTAAGCAAATGTCATTACATTTTGCCTCCAAAATACAAAGTGTATTAAATGTGGTGTAGGTAGAAAACAATCTCCAGAGAAATGTATCTGTTTACATACTTGGCCTACTAAAGCCCGGCGCACACGAGGCACCAATGGCGCTGTTCACGCACACTAGGCGCCGTCGGCATCTCTGCTTGTAGTTGGCGTTTATCACGTGTTTGGGATCATGTGACCATTCACATGACGACCTCCGAGCCAAAGCGATATTGCTGTATATTTTGATACTactccaaaaaaaagaagacacctGAGGGCTGCTTCTCAAGAAATATGGTCTTGTAAGCCCTACATTAGAGGTTCCAAAATTTACTCACTAGGGCGCTACTATATATGGAGAGAGCATGTAACATGGATAGTAGAACTACGCTGTGCCGTGCACAGGTAGAGCCGATGGCGCCTGAGCATCAAACATGTTTGATACTCTGCGCCGATGGGGCAGTGCCCTCCTCGCTCATCATATGCCCTTCACACGAGGCGCAGATGGCGAAATACCGAGCGTGGCTGGGGACTGAGCGCCGATGTCACCTCGGGTGCACTGGGCTTAAACTATCTatttaataattcaaaaattacagTTTATTTATAGTACCGTAAAATCCCGTATATaataggcattttttccccgaaAATATGGTCCCAAATGGAGAGGGCATatcgtattttcacgactataaggcgcacttaaAAATCTTATATTTTCTCAAAAATCGGTGGTGTGCCTaaccccgggattacaccgcATGCGTATGTGTTGCGTCTCCACTCcactgcgtcttgactgcgtgctccggacataTCAATTTTATGGACAACACTCACCGGCCGTGCACTACTGCGGTCCGGTAGCTCCGTCACCGACAACTTCCCGCTGTGTCTCGAATgataatgtggcattaaaaaaaacaacaaacacacagaaagtctgtgctcaacagagaagcagaaagagaggtggattTCCCTTTGATTAAACTCACCGTCCACTCCCATAGCTTCTGCTATGacgttccatgcagcatccttctttattttgtccttataaaaagatGTGCCGTGTATataattttgttgctttccaccTTGATTATAAATCCCTCCTTGTGCATGCTCACTGGTGTTTAAACAGTGAATTGAAATGAACGTTAAGCATCATgacgttttgctgacatgattgTGAAATAGAATCTGGTGAGTATTTTATTGATAAGTAAccagaattttattttgaaactgcgtcggtcgtcctgtcccgctcgatgtgttctgtGCTAGTTTGCCATTTGACGGATGCgttgtccggcaaaaatagaaaatggctGACCCGCAGTCGATCTACAGCGCACACGCAGCTGATAGAATGGAAACGAATCGGCTGCGCCGCCGGAACGCACACATATGCGGTGTAATCCAGGGGTAATAGTGCGCCCAGTTCCAAAAATCTGTAAATGTTGCGCGACTACCGTAAGTGGTCCGCTTGACTGTCTGTGTAGGAGCATTTCTGCCGAGTGTTCCCACACAGTCAGTCGAGCGCAGCAGCGCCAACGTTTTGCTTATATACAGGGAATCCATCCCTGGTTGGGGACTGGCACACATGAGAACCTGAACGACTCAGACAACGCGAGTCTTTCAGTTTCTCATGCCTGCCAGTCTTCCAGTTTCTATCTGGggtcaaatgtgaaggataattgtatGATTtgaattagggctgtgcaataaacgaaattcaattacgatttcgaTTATTACCCTCCAGGATTACAAAATAGGCATAATCGTACAAAAACGATTATTAATAGTAGAGCTGAAACGACATTTCTGCCTCGGATAGCCGCTGAGATAGTCGTAGTCAAGCTAATGGCAGTATGCATGACAGTCCACGGGGATGTGAGAaaccaatttcaaaataaaccctACTTTACCAAGTAGTATATGTATATCAATGCATTgtagcacttttattttgaatttgttaCCGGAACGAAGATATGCTCCTCTATTCGGAGTTTGTGAACAATGGCAATATAAATGCATCAAACTGTTGGGCCAGACGTCAGTAACACAAATTCGTCCTGAAGTCACGTTCAAGCCTCAGGTAAgaggctaaataaataatttattccaAGGCAGGCCCGAattgaatcaaaattaattttgacccgaaaaaacttttcacatgcttagttttattttgaatacgtttttatattttgtgaaattcaagatcaacacaacaattttcagtttcaagttttattttttcaagtacaaaacttttgacccaaatttaacTCCATAGTTGCCTCCCTttttaccatccatccatccatccatccatccattttcttgaccgcttattcctcacaagggtcgcgggggctgctggcgcctatctcagctggctctgggcagtaggcgggggacaccctggactggttgccaaccaatcgcagggcacacagagacgaacaaccatccacactcacacgcacacctagggacaattcggagcgcccaattaacctgccatgcatgtctttggaatgtgggaggagaccggagtacccggagaagacccacgcaggcacggggagaacatgcaaactccacccaggaaggtccgagcctggactcgaaccggagacctcagaactgggaagcggacgtgctaaccactagactaccgtgccgccccttttTACCATTTAAGCCAATCTTGGCGCTTTAAAGTTTAGGGGGGGTGATTGCAACGCTGAAATTTTTGCCTGTGAAAGCAGTTATGTACGTTAAGCCTCTTTCAGGTACTATGGGTAATAAACTGCCGTAATACAAACTTACCCGTGAACGCTATTTAGTAATCTAAGACACGCAATCAAGTGCCGTGTCATGTTGAACAGGCTAtagaaactagtgttgttccgataccgtttttagcacccgataccgattccgatacctagCTTtatagtatcggccgataccgataccataccgatatctaagttttgtttttttttccctcaacatgaaaaagctgtcctaccattggttcagagcattcaaggggcAATAGGatttcttagatcggcatgcagtgaacatgtcacatatcagtgaatgttgtgcatgagcaagatgctgcatccaaaatcctatattagtgttgaaattaatggtatcggcatgttacttgtgagtactcaccaataccgataccactgttttaatgccgtatcggcacctctgccgataccagtatcggtatcggaacaacactaatagaaACATTAGATTTGATGGTGTAACAAACTGTTTTGCATTTATTGTTGAGTGTTGCTGTTTAGGGGTTGTAAGTAAGTAACAACTGTTATGTACTCGGGACGTCAAAATTTGtttgttaatttaaagtttgtGTGATTAGTGATTgcccagggcggcacggtagttgactggttagcacttccacctcccagtactgaggacgcaagatcaagtccTTCCTGACCttcctttttatattttgtgaaattcaagatcaacacaacaattttcagtttcaagttttattttttcaagtacaaaacttttgacTCTAATTTAACTCCTTAGGAAACCATAATGTTTCATAATGTATAGTTACTGTGTTATGGGAGCATTAAAAACATGGGGGTTTTATTTACGGGTGCGTATTATACACAGGATTTTACGGTActtgaaaaaattattttacataatTCTACAATAGCATGAATTGGAAAACAGACGGCTCATCATCCATTTATCTTCTAAATTAGTTAACCTTTCTTTTTGCATATGTAATAATGTGTCAAGTTAGATACAACAGTACTGTATTACAGTTTCTTTACCAGCATTTGGAAAATGCCCATGATTAGGAAGTAGACAGGCTTATCTTAAAAATCAATATCATGATATAGATGTGAAAATTTGTTAAAAGTTGAGTGCTATGTGTCTATTCTGTCTAACCATCACATGCAGTGTTAAGGAGTGTTgcttttacaataaaaaaatcatatgaGCCTAATGACCTCTTCTTGCGCAGGGAACAGAGTGGTCAGCTACATCTTGTAGGCTATGCACCATCTTCGTTACTTGGACTTATTcagtacacgcacgcacgcacacaaacgcaaccAACCACATATTGATCTAGAACGAAGTCAGCCTGAGTGTTCACACCGCAGGGCTTATTGGTCCAGATTCCCCACCACTGTactcaaatgtattattttgtaattcttcttctttttttttcttttttttcaaccgAACATTTGTTCTGTCCGGGTTTTCTTGACAAACCTGATTTAGTTTGAAGTCCTTTTTAGAATGTGTCTTGTTCTATTTGATACCAATAAATTGTTTCCTGTATGACAATTAGCTTTTAGTTCTTGTTTATAACACAGATGAgttatttttccttttaagAAGAGCAAATGTACTGTGTTTTACTCATGACTTGCTTCCTCTATAGGGATGTTTGTAAAGATTGCTATTGTTATTGTAACCACCTTCCAAACTAGCACTTGACCTGAGCTGGCCTGCAGCCTTTCAGCTCAGCTGTGATTTGTCCTGTTCTGTAAGTGTTACCGTGGTCCGGTTCGtcttgaacacacacaaacatgttgTGCTGTACTCTCCTTCACTCTACTGTCATCCGGGGTGTGTAGTATATGAAATGTGAGCTGTGGCTGCAGGCTCAGCAGTGCAGAAATCCGTTATAAAGAGGAGTACCGCGAGTGCGGTCTGGCAGAGTTCCCCATACCAACACACCCACCCCAGGAGCGTTTCTCTCTCTGCAGGGGCCACACAGTCCGGACGAGACAGTAAATATACTGTTATATGCGGAATGCTTTCATCAGTTGTGTAGGTACACATGCAAGGAAAATACGTAGGTATACATGCATTGGTGAGCCAAAACTATTccctattttaatgtatttttcttgCTTAGGACATTTACTGTATATTCTTCTAGATTGTCTGTCATTTATACTTGTTCTTTGAGTGAAGAGTGCATCCCTACTGAATTCTTTAAAGTGTTAATTATTTCACAATACTACAGAATGCTCCTGATGAGGCTAAACCCCTATTCTTTCTAGAAATATAAAAGCTGGAGCAGGAGGGGGAAGGGTTCCCTTTGTGACCCCACTCTAAAGTTAGAACAATTTAGGGTGGCTGCAAAGTGGGCGGTGGGGGTGGGCGGGGGACTGGGGGACTCCTCTGTGgtgtaataaatgaaatgagCGTGTGCATGTATGTCTGGTGTATGAGAATGTGCAAGGTATTGTGCAGCTGTAGCTTGTTTGTGCGCTAACATGACATTGTGTCACCCATCTAGGAGGAAGAAAAATCTAAGCGGGAGGAGCTTGAAAAAATCTTGGAGGAGAATAACCGTAAGATGGCGGAGGCCCAGGCAAAGCTGGTATGTATTAagttaacattttcttttgatttTGTTGTCCTCATAGATAAATTGATAGTTTCACACTTCCAGTATGATTGAAATCAGAAGTTAACATACACTATTTAAGGCATATATAAAAAGGCATATATGCTCCACCACCCCCACTTTTTGACATGAGGTCAGACTAAACTTTTGGGTCAATTCGGATTACCAAAATTAATGCTATTTGTTAAAAAACATTATGAGGGAAGTATTATTTTTAGACAGTTATTCAAAGTCATACATTTCCATCCGTTaagattactaggggtgtgaattgcctagtacctgacgattcgattcgtatcacgattcacaggtcacgattcgattcgataccgattaatcccgatacgaatttatacgtcgattgttgcgattttttttcattcaaatttagaaaatactaatcagtaagcttgtagagtgtaagatttatatgaaaatgtattatttatttatctgaaatttcagtcttatagaggttgtaatctgtttcatgtttgaacagcattaaaataaaatattaaggcttaatgttccgttcatataacattcttccatgctcaaggtgtgaatcctaaaaaaataaaataaaatctattctgccgattattgaatcgattcgagaatcgcgcgatgtagtatcgcgatatatcgccgaatcgatttttttttaaaccgctaAAGATTACTATGCCTTTTTAagattagacttagacttagactaagGGGCTCAACACACGGTAGGCGACAAGCGACAGCGAATTACATATCACGTCGCCTCCCATGTCAAACTGCACACATGGGAGGCGACAAGAAGTTGCGACGGCGGCAGTCACCCTCTAGCGCAGCTTGTTGACAACTGATTTGATTGGCTATTAAATTGGAGGAAATCATTGTAAACGGACGTTCCACTACATAGTTCGAGGATGAAGGTTCACAATATATTACTGGAATTAACTGAACAATTGTTGCTAAGTGTCCACGTCACGGAAGTCATTGCATGAAGTACATAAACCTAGATGGTCGTACACTGCTAAAATTAGATCCTCCCAGTTTGCCATGTATCGCACTGTCGAGCATGCCCTGTGTTTATTGGCTCGTCAATGAAATCTTCGTTGATTGGTTGAAGACTCAGCGATGCGACAAAAGTTGAACATGTTTCAACTTTCTAGTATCGCGTCGCGGACCTACGCATGCACATCTACGTGTACGCGCGTAATTTTCACATGCACAAATATCGGGTGTCGCCGAGGGAGAGGGAGGAAGGCGATTCTCGCCTTGTCGCCTTGCTTCCATAGGAAATTAATGGAGAGCGAGCAACGTCGCCTCCCGTGTGTCGAGccccttagacttagacttgactttattttgatccctttgggatggctccctctgggaaatatacatttccagcagcaataacaGGGTTCCCGcgggttcttaaaaaaaaaaaaaaaaaaaaaaaaggcttcaaaagtctaaaattcagaaagttaaattttaggccttaaatgtcttaaaaaaaaaacagccatattttcatcctaggtctaaaatttaatttacccaagtctaaaattcttacatccgctccttacattccgagaagtgtctgctctgtagaaagaaagaaaaagaacaaaaaatgtgcatgttGCGTTTTCTATTATTTGCGTGCTCAAAGTGGAGGAGACATTTGAGGGGGtgtgtttgcattgtagttcagGCGGGCGGGAGTGGAGGTACGTGGGGCGGTGCAAATGAGACGGTTGGTGAGATTTGACGAGCCGCGGCTTGTTTTGCCGCGAGATTCGAcaacaggagggggaggaattatCGTTGTTGCTGTCTGCGGACACCCCGAGCTcaacatgttaagctaacactaccgggacaaaaacaaacaaattggcaGGGTGGTGAATGATGAACTTGGCAGACCTGGGTTGGTATGTATtcacttatttgtttttgttacatttgttgAACTGTGTACAAAAACAACAGAAGACATCACTATTGATATTAGCCAAAGCATCATTAGCACAGTGGTGGCCAGTTAATTGCGATgctgaaatgttttctttttctgagaggacttttgccataatgtaagtaagtgaagcaaagcaaagccTCTATCTCTGGTGTGTGCGAATGTCAAGGAAGCGGCCCCGTCCAGAGGTGTGAACGCACTGTACGACTCTGGCAATGTAACGCTAGCGAGTAAAGCTAATCGAAGGTGACTCTGTACTCTGTCCACTACCGGGAAACATACATTGCAAGTTTACGTTCCCGACTTTCGGCTAAGATATTGCAGTTAGTTTGTCTGAACGGGGAGTGTGGACAATTATTTTTAGCGCGTCAGAACGGAAACTGTGGACAGtcaatttgtaagaaaataGGTAAATGCCAGTCCAACAAGAACTGACTCGAAATTCCCGACTTTTCCAGCTGGTTGGATGAGGTAGCCGGCTAAAGTTTGCAAAAAAAGATATAAAGTTGGGGACTTTGGGAGCGAATATAGTTGTATagccaaggcaaggcaagtttatttgtatagcacatttcatacacaaggcaactcaatgtgcttcacgcaAGGAAaagcaacacataagcatcaacaaactaGTTAACATTcacaggaagaaaaataaatgaaaatagggtacaaaatttactagaaagaacatacaatgacaatattaaaacattattcataaaactttaaaacatttagcgtaaggaagtttaaaataataataaaaataataatgtatgtatgtatatgattGTTATGTACATTGTTTTGAGAACTGTAGTTCATCTCAGGTTGGTCattgtcaatattgtttattACATTGTAGATGCTGTATGCTTTTGGTGCACTTCGACATGTTTGAAACCAATAcaagttgacatggttttgagaatcaaatatgtGGGACAATGTAAAGCCATGTAAATTTGTGTATCATTCATTCAGTcgtttttccaaaacaaaacaggaaatacataaacaaaaaacttgttttctcaatatttgttccaaaaaccaaaatgaagaaaacGGAAAACGACTTGACTTCTgattttgtgcacaaatggaaaatgggGAAAAGGGGCAACGGGCGATTTGGACTGTTGCATCAAGTTTGGATATTTTCACGTGACGCTAGTTGCGTGATCCGgaagcgtgttttttttttgttttttttttaatggggggggggttgttttaaCTTACTCGTGGCTCGACTTTGACAGTGGTCACGTCTTCTGGCCTCAGTGTTACCCTATTACCCCCGCTGAAGAGCACATAACCATGTTTGCACACTCAATGATGTGAAATAAAACTTGACTGTTAATAGAATacttttgtgttctttttttgctatttttccttCATAGAATATTTGATCATAAAATATTGTCATTCTTTTTAAATCACCCTGTATATCATtataaagggaattaagtgcagaatttcaATATATGAATATCTCCATttagaatttttaaattttttttttttttttgacatgagGACCCTTTTGCTAGAGCGGTCACATATGTAAACGAAActtctgttttcaaatgtatatgcaatatttatttttgagttgCGCGCTTGTCTGTCTTAATGGTTTCCAACTTGTgactatatgatttttttttttctgtcaggcTGAAGAACAGTTACGCATTGTGGAGGAGCAAAGAAAAATTCACGAGGAACGCATGAGACTGGAGCAGGACCGACAGAAGCAGCAGAAGGAGGAGCAGAAAATCATCCTTGGCAAGGGCAAGTCCAGACCGAAGCTCTCCTTTTCCCTCAAGGCCACTGAATGATCATCCCCATCCAAGCTCTGCTCCTTATCAACCCCAGTCCTCCCATGTCGGCTGCTCGCTTCATTTTGGAAGTGCTGAACGAAGGAAGAGAAAAAGTGGTACAACCTCACGTTTAAACTTGCAACCCATCTGAAGGTCCAAAGCTTCACTCCTGGCAAGGAAGAACAAACAGATAGACCTTGATGGATCTGATTTCTCCTTGCCTCACTCTTTCTTTTCTTGACCGCTACACTTAATACTCGAGTGTgtgcttttgtcatttttatttgagtttttttttagggaatgTGAACTTTTGATGTAGAATGCTTTAACATCACCCTTACCCGAAAATAAGTCTTAACTCTGTAATTAATTGTGTACCAGTGCTCCTCTTCCATCTACACACGCAGGTACAATGAGAGTTCCAAATGAGGAGGAATAATTGTGACGTCTAGCTCAGATGACTGTAAAGTGTCATGTGCAGCATGGGAGCTGGCTTTAGCTTTTCTGATGTTTCTTTAAAAATGTACCTACTTTGCCACAAATTACAACAGATCATTGAAAAGCATAattatttccttttcttttcaacCCATCCCTCTTTTGTCGTTTTATAACTTTTGGCTTATTTGTCCATGTCAAATTCACGCTGGTCTTGTTACTTTGTTGTACATGCATGAATGCTGGTTGAAAGCAACCTCCTTGGAATTCATTCAGTACCGATAAAATGAAGCCTCCCTCCCAAGCTGTCCATGACCAACCCTTTGACCCAATGTTGGAGTTTTTCTATTACATTGTAAGGTCACAGTAATaactaaaactttttttttttttttttttttttttttttttgaacgacagTTCAGaaatcgatgttttttttttttttttagccctgtAATTGTACATCAACCTTGACAAGTTGCATCCCTTGGTAAGTCTGGAAGGGTAGAGGATGGCCAGATTCAGGTAAGATATGGATTGAGGTCAGCgaggtgtgtgtgggtgtgtgtgtgtgtgtgtgcgtgtgtgtgtttgagaggGAGAGAGCGAGGGTGTGAGAGGGGACGAGCTGACCTCAGGTGGGTATGCTGGTTTATGTGGGTTTCCTCGTGTAGCATTTTCAATTGTCACAAGAATTAACCAATAAAACCATTGAAACGTTTTGACTGTTGTTAATTGTACATCCGACAACGTATTGTTTCGATGGCTTCAAGTTTCTGCTGATGTCAGTTCAGTGTCCACTTGACCAATATCATCGCCAATGGACCGAAACGCAAAAGGCCTTAACCACCTAATTTTACGATTGTATTTTAACCAGTGGTGTTGTCGAGGGTATACGTGGATGTACTGCATATACCCACTTAATTGTCAGTCAGTTTTGTGCCTACCAACTTCTAAATCCGCTATCCACTTCTCAATCCCCCTTGATGTGCACCATTCACCCATGAGCCACCCTCCGCTGCCTCTGACTGGCCTCCACTCAGTGTCTTATTGGTTAATTAAAGGCATGAGGACTGATCCGCCAATCAGAGAATGACTAGGGTGGGTCATGCCGAGGACTTTATTGCTAATGCATGGGTGCCAATGCCACTCCATTTGATTGACAGGTCTCTCCGTCTCCTGCACGGTGATCGTAAATGTGAGCGAGgctgaaataaatgtttttccagTGAATGATGGCACGTAGGCTATCcgaacatactgtacatatgatGAAAACCTCATTCGCCGGTAAGTTTTAAACTAGTTTCCAGATAAATCATTGTTTTAGGAAGGTcagttgtcattgcactttgggatagcaaatgtgaaggattgctttgaattcatatggacagaatgtttactgataaggCTACTTTTATCACTATCCTGTGAGTATGGAGGTCTCAGAAAGTGGCTGTGGTTAGTCCGCATAAGTGGTGCGGGGGTGGGTCAGCACCTGATGACATCATAGAGTGAGCACCACCGTTTTCttgggttgggaggggctggtgctgggagagcagaatgacttaAATTTGTcatagaggggcgaatggaggaaaacgccACGTCGGTGATGTTTTTGGTGGGGGGGTTCCCTTTAGAATCCCACGTACCCACAGGGGTTCGCACACCCcgatttgagaaccactgatgtAGGTCTTTCAGTTTCCAGTCAAGTGGAAATTAAACTCTTTGTATGGCATGTGCTTGAAGTTGTACGAAGTAAACAGAAGTCTCTTCAGTGAGTCCACACTGACTGCAACAGTGAAAATCTCTACATTAGCATTATATGgagaaatagcaaaaaaaaaaaaagtatagttcaGAATGACAGTCAGCGCCTTGTTTAACAATGTGAAATGCAAAGGCTCTCCATGCAGCagtaattttattaattattattattattattattatattcctTGCCGGGTAGTTGGACTTGTATGACAGTCCAAATCACGGGCC
The Festucalex cinctus isolate MCC-2025b chromosome 11, RoL_Fcin_1.0, whole genome shotgun sequence DNA segment above includes these coding regions:
- the LOC144030159 gene encoding arginine and glutamate-rich protein 1-B-like isoform X1; amino-acid sequence: MGRSRSRSSSRSKHSKSSKHSKKRSRSRSRDRERSKKRSKSRESKRNRRRDSRSRSRSATTSSRRDRAASPPERIDIFGRTLSKRNALDEKQRKEEEERKVEMERQRKIRQQEIEEKLIEEETARRVEELVAKRVEEELEKRKDEIEREVFRRVEEAKRIMERQLLEELEKQRHAELAAQKAREEEEKSKREELEKILEENNRKMAEAQAKLAEEQLRIVEEQRKIHEERMRLEQDRQKQQKEEQKIILGKGKSRPKLSFSLKATE